From Canis lupus dingo isolate Sandy chromosome 37, ASM325472v2, whole genome shotgun sequence:
ATGAAGATGCACCCCCTTCCCCTGGCACCCCGGGGGCTCAttgatggggggtgggagggcagggtggAGCGGCTAAGTGAAAGGCTTGGAGCTGGACCACATCAGGGTAGGGCTAATGGAATGTGGGGGGATGGAGCGCCTATGGAAGAGTGTGGGGGGGAGGTGCCAGGGCCTTAGCGGAGGCAGGGTGCCCAGAAGGCCAGTGGAGATAAAAGCCCAGGCCGCAGATTAGCTCCAGGATTAGTCCAGCCTCTCGGCTGCTCCTGGCTGCTTCTTATctcctggaggcccagggcccTCTCCCCCCACCGCTCTGAGCCCTGGCCCTGCTAATTGCCTGTTAACCCCGTGGTTTCCGTGGCTGCAGAGAGGatgagggctggggagggctgggggtgcaTGCAAGCCAGGCAGCCAAGGAGAGCTTTCTGGGGAAATGGGAGCCGTGGATGGATGGAACCCAAGGGGCTGTGAGGAGCCACTGCTCCGAGTGGAGAGCTCTGGACAGATTTCTCCCAAGCTCTGATGTCATCCAGGGGAGACCTGGccgagggggcagggaggagaaggagggaagtaCATCTGGCGAGGGGTTCCTGGCTTGACAGGGGCCGCTTCAGGCACAGGGAAAAGTCTAGTAGGAAGACAAGAGACAGAGACTGGACACCTCAGCTAAAGATAAATAGGGTGCAGGTGCAGAaggcagaggaacagagaggacAGGGGGCAGTCAGGCCAATGGGGAAGGATGACAGAGGCCGGggtgacagacagagagacagaggccagATGGGTCATTTCTCAGATGCCAAGGACAGCCAGACCAGGAGAACAGCGAAGGCCCTTGGGACACACACCAAGATCAGGGGACAGAGACTCGGGAGGCAAACCcaggccaggggccaggccaAGAAAGGGTGAAGCGCTCTGAGAGGGACGGGCAGAGGGCTGGCCAGAAACAGGGAAGGGAGGGATACCAGGGTCCACACACAACGAGGGAGAGTCCCGTCTGGAAGCTGTCCAGCCTGGGCCCAGGGTTCCGGGAGGCCATGCGCTTAGCCTCGGGTCGGGTGAGAGGGCCTGGGAGCCAAGACGGAGGGCCGAGATGGGGACAGGGCTCAAAGGCTGATGGGGGATCATTTGGAGAAGACCTGTGGCCCGTCAAGGCACATGCTGGCCCTGCCTGGCCCCTCGCCACGGCTGGGCCCTGGACTCTCCCGGACACACACCCTCGTCCGGGCCAGTCCGTAGAGAGGAGAGCAGTGGCCAGCCTGTGGGACCTTGAGGCGGAGCTGCCGTGCCGTCTCCATGGAAGAGGCTGTGGGCTGTGCTGCCACCAGACTTCTGCCACTTAGGAGCTGGCAATTCCACCCGCCGCTGCCTGCCTGGCCCGAGACCGTCTCCGGGGCAACGCTCCCTCTGCCCAGCAGTCGGGCCTGACCTGGGCTGCGCAGGTGGCCCTGCCAGTCTGGCCCGTCCAGTCCCCGCGGAGTGTACCCACCAGCCCCTCCGCCACCCCCACTCTGCATCAGCCCCTCAAGGTCAGGGGTGCCAGGCAACTGCCCCCTCCGGAGGCTGGGCCTCGGGTCGTGCACGCAGCCCGTGTCCCCGCGGACCAGGAAGGAGGCCACCAATCCCTGCCCCGGGTCAGGAGCCCACGAGTCATTTATTCACTGAATCCCTGCCAGGGGCTTATAGGCACCAACCCCGCCTTGACGTTGGGCTCGGTTCTGCTAGAGTCTCTGTCCTTTACTTCCTGTGGGCCCTTAGCCAAGCCACTTTCCCCTTCTGAGCTTCCTCACCATTAAACGGGGGCACCAGGACTTCCCTCCTGGAGTGTTATTGAAGGCTCAAAGGAGAAAATCAGAAGCACCCTGGCACCGGACCTTTGGGAGGCTCACCTGGCACTCCTTTCCTCCACTCACACCTCCTTCCGCAAGGCGTGCTGGGCTTCTCGCAAGCCAAGGCCACCAACTGTGGCTCCCGGCCACGGCCACGGGGAGTCCACAGTCCCAGGCTTGGGCTGAGCTGCAGAGAGGCCCTGAGGGTTCCTGGTGGTCAGGGAGAGCCGAGGCGGTGCAGcaccctggggggtgggggcaggcagggggctgagggcAGCTCCCTGCCTGGGTCCCCCATGCAGCCCATGTCTTGCTTAGCCTCTCAACTAGAGCGTGTCTAAACCGGCTGCATCGGCAAAGCTGATTCCAGCATCTTTTTTGGCCCTAAGTAGGAAGAGGGTGGGTGCCTTGAGATTTGAGGCAAATACTTCTGTATTCCCCCCATCTGTCTTTCCCACACCCCCTGGGGATCTAGGAATTTCGCACCCAGCCTGTTTGGGGGGGGGTTCCCCTCCCTCCAGTGACGTGTTGTCAGAGCACAGGTCTACAGTGGAGCCGGCTTACTGGGCTACCGCCCATTCATTCAGGGCCTTCCTACTCAAAGGGCAGCCCATGGACCCGCAGGCTGTCAGAAACGCACAATCTCAGTCTTGCCCACCCCCCTCTCCCGCCAACACAcattactgaatcagaatctgtgttCTAACCAGGTCCCCACGGGCTTTGTGTGCAcattgaagtttgagaagcactgatcttggagaccctggtcATCAgcccacctctctgagcctccatctcTTCATCTGTGGGGATGCCATTGGAAAGGCCATGTTAAGCATTTAGCTTTAATGCAGGGGGGATGCGGCAGGGCCGCAGACTGGAACCCAGAAGTTGGCCAGGGGGCAGAGCAGGACGGGGGCACAGGTGAGgatgggagaagcagcagagactGAGGAAGGTGTGCGGGAGTgcagtggaagggaaggagggagaggggaagaagggacCGAAGGCTGTGGGGTCACACACCTGTCTCATTTCGGCTGGGCTTGGGTTGGCGGGTGGGCAGCTGCCAGCACTGGGCTGTGGGAACAGCTCAAGTCTGGCATCCAGATGAATTCCAGTCCTCCCACCGTCTAGCTGACTGGCTGTGTGACTGGAGCAAGTCACATCACCTCTCTGAGCTGTCCTTTCCTGGTCTATAAAAATAGGGTTCATTAACCCTATCCATGCCAGAGCTGCTGAGTGCaggaaatggggtggggggggtggtgccACATTTTGTAGGTTGCATGGGcccattgttttttaaagattttattcatttattcatgagagacagagagagaaaggcagacagagacatggcagagggagaagcaggctccacgcagggagcccgatgtaggactcgatccagggaccccaggatcacaccccaggccgaaggcagatgctcaaccgctgagccacccaggcgtccctatgtgcCCATTTTTGTTTGAGGACTGAGAGGCAGGGTGTTTGGGTGAGAGGAGAGCACCAAGGGGGGTGGGTATTGATTATCCTAGGGGGCATGGGAGCCCTGCCCTCGCACCCCCGGCCCCACTTAGAGATCCTCGTCCtgcggcccccaccccagcctctctccctcctgcaccCTCTGGGAAGCCAGGCATCTAGGATATCTTCTCCCCAACACCGACGAGCCTTTGCTCCCAGCTCTTACCGGGCCAACCGTTCCCAaggagcggggaggaggagcGCGCGAGTGATTGAGGGCACGGACCCCTTGCCCCCAGGGAAGGTGCTGCCTGTGATGGGTTTGACCCGGGGGCTCGTCTCTGTGGGGTGAGCCTGGCTGCCGGGCCTCGCCTCCGCCTCTCCTCTGACCCCGCCGGCGGGGCCTCGGCCTCATCTCCGGGGCGTCGGCGCCATCTGGTGTCCATGCCCGGGAACCGTCCGGGAGCGCGGCAGGCACTGCTTAGACGCGCCCCTCCTGCTGGGCTCAGGCCTGGCTGGGGACACCAGACAGGCTCGTTGCCCCCCTGGGGCATAAACCTCCCCGGGGAGAGGTGGACACTGGACAAGAGGACAAACAGAGGAACGAGATCATCTCAGGTCTGGATGAGTACTGAGCAAACCGACCGACACCGAGCCCCCCGGGGGAGGGTCGTGCTGcgtgtgtatgtggtgtgtgcacatgagtgtgAAGAGGGGACACTGCAGCTGAGACTTAAAGGATGGGGTTGGGGGCGGCCTTCCAGGCGGGGGAGCAAaggccaggggaaggaagggcgCCATAAGTTTGAATTTGTCACGGAGAcctaggggtggggtggggtggcaggagaGATCACACCACATGGAGACTCTCAGGACGGGAAAGGAGTTTGGTTTTATTCTCCGGGAAATGCTGGGTTTCGAGCCAGCAAGGGACTTGATCGGATCCATGCCCTTTACAGTGGGCGCTCTGGCTACTACGTGGGGAAGGGCCCGGAAGGATGAAGGCAGCCCCATTAGGAGCCCACCGCCAGGCCAGGTGGGAGATGATGGTGAGAAGGAGGGGCACGAGATGGAAGGAAAGTggtgggattcttttttttttttaagattttatttatgcagtggagacagagagatagagatagagagagacagaaacagagacagagacagagtgagcaggggagaggcagagggaaaagcaggctccctgcagagccagacgtgggactcgatcccgggaccctaagatcatgacccaagccgaaggcagacgccccaccatctgagcctcccaggcgccagGAAAGTGGTTGGATTCTAAATAGATTTCCGAGGTAGAATTGCCCGGCACACATGCTGGATTGGACgtaggggtgagggagagggaagtgTCTGGGATTCTGACTTGAGAAACTGGAGGAGGGCACAGGAGTTGGGAAGATAGCAAgagctttcctatttttttttttaagattttatttatttattcatgagagacacagagaacgaggaggcagagagacaggcagagggagaagcaggctgcccactgagcagggagcccgatgcaggactcgatcccaggatctcgggatcacgccctgagccgaaggcagacgctcaaccgctgagctcccCGGGCGCCCCAAGAGCTCTGCTACTGAGATGTTACGCTGGAGATGCCTTTTGATCATCTAAGAGAGGATGTCACTAGAAGCTTGCGGGAGAAgcttgggggagagagaggctgggCTGTGGGGTCCAGCAGGTGCGGCGGCCTGCTCGCAGGACAGGAAACCTTGAGCTTAAGAAATTGTCTTAGTCCCTCCATccatctcctctcctcctctctttacCCGGCAGGTCTATACTCGCTATGGGAAGTGTTACACCTTCAACGCGGATCCACAGAGTTCACTGCCCAGTCGGGCGGGGGGCATGGGCAGTGGCCTGGAGATCATGTTGGACATCCAGCAAGAGGAATACCTGCCCATCTGGAGAGAGACAAGTATGCCGGGAAAGGGACTGGGGCCAACTTGGGGGGCTTCAGCCTGGGCCCTCTGCCGGGGAtgggtttcctttcttttaattttgtttaaatttctacattattttttatgttttgaaaaagattccatctatttatttgagtgtgTGAGCGAGAGACAGCACagcccagagggagaggcagagggagggggagaagcagaccctcctgagtggggagcctgaggcgggctcgatctcaggagcccaggatcatgacctgggtcaaaggcagacactcaacccactgagccacccaggcgcccctggaatgGGTTTCCAAAGGTCCCCATCTACACTGTGCAGACGAGACGTCGTTTGAGGCTGGCATCCGAGTGCAGATCCATAGCCAAGAAGAGCCACCCTACATCCACCAGTTGGGCTTCGGCGTGTCCCCAGGCTTCCAAACCTTCGTGTCCTGCCAAGAACAGCGGGTGAGCACCTCCCTGGGTGGGGCCCTGCACGGGGCATTGGGCAGGGTCTTCGGGCCCAGAGGGGATGCTGACCGGACATGCCCGTCGGAGGCtcacagccccccagccccccaccgtGGCCTTTGCTGGGGCCGTGGGCAGTGGAGGGCCAGGTGGGACTCTTGGGCATGACCCCATGTGCCCACCCTCTGCAGCTGACCTatctgccccagccctggggcaACTGCCGCGCGGAGAGCGGGCTCAGGGAGCCTGAGCTGCAGGGCTACTCAGCCTACAGCGTGTCTGCCTGCCGGCTGCGCTGTGAAAAGGAGGCCGTGCTTCAGCGCTGCCACTGCCGGATGGTGCACATGCCAGGTGGGCACCCTACCCTCCCGCCAGCCCTCCGTGCCGCCCGGCCAGGCCGCAGAACCTCCCGGGGCAGGACGCTGCTCATGTGCACGAGCAAGTGCATGTGTACAACAACCTGTGTGCGTGTCTATACTCATGTGAGTGTATGCGTATGcgtttgggattttttaaaagagatttatttatttctctgagacagagagagctcgAGTGCACGAGAaccgggaggggggagggggaggagggaggggcgaggggaggggtgcggagggatagagagagaagccgactccttCCTGTGCACACGGAGccatggggggcttgatctcaaggccCCGCGATCGATCGTGACCGGAGCTGAAAAATGGACACGTACATGATGgggccccccaggcacccctgtttgagattttctgttttcacatATGCATTTGGGAATGCACACGTGCATGCTTGTGGGCACATTAATGTGTGCGCATACGTGTGCTTACGTACATTTGTGCTTGTGTGCCTGTGCTTGCACGCACGCGTACCGGTGTGTGTATGTTGGCACGCATATATGCATGCGTACATTTGCAGGTGGACATGCACAAGCGCGTACAAGCTCATGCACATATAGGGATGCGCgaacgtgtgtgcatgtgtgtgcacgtgtgtgcccACATTTGGGGatatggtgggggagagggggtggaacCGTAGACTCCAGGAATAATCTTCTCTCCTTTCAGGCAACGAGACCATCTGCCCGCCCAATATCTACATCGAGTGTGCTGACCACACACTGGGTCCGTGCTGCgcctgcacacccccccccccccaccgcctggctctccaccctcctcctctttgtctctctctgtccacTGTTCCCCTCACTGCCTTGCCCCACCCCCAGTCTCTCCCTGGCTGGTACCTCCCCGGGGTCGAGCCTTATCCCATACTTCCAGGGGTTCTGAGGACTTTACGGGTGTGGACACTTGGGTAAGTGGaggcagcagggtgggggtgagtgcAGAGAACTCAGGACCGGGAGTGAGGGGCTGGGCTTCTGTCGTGGCTCAGCAAACGAGCTCTTGTTCTCTGGGAAAGTGCAATGACTTCTCTCTTGGTCCGAGGGGAGATGCGCTGCTGAGCATCCATGTGGGTCAGGCAAGCGCCACCTGTCCGTAGGTCTCCCGCGGGCTGCGATTCACTCATCcacccatccgtccatccatccatccaccccttCTTCTGCAGATGTTGCCAGCGTGGGCTGGTGCTGGAGGTGAGAGCGGGGCCAAGaggctgccctcctggagcttccGGGCCAGCAGGGCTGTGGACGGGGACTGCGATGGCCTTGGAGAGGGGACGACGCTGGTCCTTGGAGAGGGGAATCTCAGGGCTGCTACAAGgccccagggaggagcctgcAGCTCCACCTGGGAAGGCGGGAGGATCCTGGGAGGAAATGATTGATTTGCTGAGGTTGAAGGGTGTGGAAGAGCCAGCCTGGTGAAAAGCAGGGGGCATGGTGTAGGCAGTGGGAACAGTTCCATGCTAGATAAACATCGGGGgccacagagagccagagagtgtgtgtgtgtattggggggaGTAGGCTGTGCACTGAAAGGTCAGTGTGGCTGGGGGGCAGAGAACAcaggagggggcagcaggagtGGAGGAGGCTCCAGGAAGCCCACAGTGGCTAAAGGCAAGCCAAGAATGCCATCTGATGTTAGCAAGGTGACTCTGATCAGCTGCGGAAAAGGGATGGCGAGGACTTGGAGCAGAAGCAGGGCAAAGGGTCGGGAGACCATTGCAATAATCCAAATGACGAGGcttcagggagggagagaggacgGGCAGGGGAACCACCCCAAGACCTTCTCTGTCCCGCATCCCAAGCGCATCAGCCAAAGGGGCAATGGAAGTATGGCCGATGATGAGGCAAATGTGCGAGGGGGGACTCGGGGACCACAAGGATGGTGAAACCCCACAGAACTAGCAACACCAGGTAGACTTTAgttgctggggcctggggagtTAGGGAAGGAGCACCCCTGGGGCCCAAGCAGCCATCTGTGGCTCTCCCAGAGGCCAGATGCTGTGGccacaagagggagaagcagcctcagGCAACCGGTGCCTGGTGGAGAGGAAGCAGGGAAAGAAGTACCCTGGCGTCTGTCCCCTCCTTACCCTCTGACCCTGCTGGGGTCTCTCCCATTGGCCCGAACCCAACCCAAAGCCAGAAGACAAGGGAGTCTAGGTGATGCTCCCGGCAGAGAGCCCCACCCCCTGGGCTCGGGGAAGTGATGGACCGGACCGTGGAGAGTGGATCTGAAGAGGGGAACAGAGAAAacccacatatttttaaaaaagatttatttatctatttattggagagagagcaagcatgtgcacacgcacaagccaggggaggggcagagggagagaatcttcgagcagactctccgctgagccgGACCTGGACctgtgagatcacgacctgagccgaaaccaagagtcggatgcttaaccgactgagcctcccgggcGCCCCGAGAAAATCCAGCACATTAAACATAGCATTTGTCCCTCtgcccatctgtccatccatccgcCCACTCATCCATCTGCTCATGTAAAAACAAGCATATGATCCCATTCATCCGGCATCCTCCCGAGCCCGGTGTGTGTCTTGAGGCCTCGTGTGATTGATTAGCTCCGCTGCATGGGCTGTGTCCTCCGTCTGAGCCGTGAGGACTTCTCGGCCCCGGGGGGCTGGGACACAGAAGGATAAGGCTGCAGGAGGGTGCTGGGTTTCTGTCCTCACCCGCTTTCCTAGGGAGTCTCAGGGAGGCACCCCAGCGAGGCTCCCCTAGGCAGTGGGGCCCTCACGGGGACGGGGACGATGCCTGCGTCGGGACAGCCCCTGCGCCTTCTCCCAGCAGCCGGGCCCCtgggcccccaccctcccctacTGCAGTTGGTGCCTCTGTGTTGCAGACTCCTTGGGTGGGGGCTCCGAGGGCCCGTGTTTCTGCCCTACTCCCTGCAACCTGACTCGCTACGGGAAGGAAATCTCCATGGTCCGGATCCCCAACAGGGGCTCGGCCCGGTACCTGGCAAGGAAGTACAACCGCAACGAGACCTACATCcggtgcgtgtgtgcgcgcgggtgtgtgcacgcgcgtgtaGTGGTTGCCACGCTCAGCAGGGCCGGCGCCTGGTGGAGACCGGGAGGGGCTGCATCTTTCTTGGGAGCGAGGCTCCCGCCGCCAGGGCTGCCTTTCACAATCCTTTTCTTCTAATTAATCCTTACCCATCCTCCAAGTCACTCCTGTGTCCCCACCTCCggggaggcttttttttttaaataaaaatttttatttatttatttgagaaagagggagcatgagcagatggaggggcagtgggagagggagaaacaggctccttgaagagcagggagcccgacgtgggacacaatcccaggaccctgggatcatgacctgagccggaggcagatgctttaccgactgagccacccaggcgcctccaggGAGGCCCTTGGAGATCCAAACGCCTTTCCTCTGAGCTCCCACAGCAgcctgtacctctctctctctctctctctctcactgcaccCACCTGTCGGCTTACCACCCTCTGCTCGTCttcctctcccaggaccctggggaccgTTAAATGCACACTGAGTGAATGGCgtgtggagggagagggacaaggtgGCCGGCAGGAGAGGCCTCACCGAGCCTGGGGTCTGGTCCCCTGTAGCCGATGTACAAATGCTCAACAGCCTGTGGCTGCCAGGGTGCCAGGGTGTGGGTCCTGTGGGGACAGAGCTGATGGCTCCACGAAGCTCCCACCACAATGTGTGGATGAGGCCATATCTGATGGTGTGCTACTGACTGTCAGGCCGCCACTGAGATTAAAGGGACGAAGCAGGGGAGGCAAGAGCCGGgcctctgaggaggaggaggagggaggaggcgtCCCAACTAGAGAACTGTGGGATCAGCCTGAGCTGCCAGCAGGCTGTGTGGAGAGAAGCAGATACGAAAGGAGTCTGGATAagaaggctcaggtcatgggtgGTCTTGGAAGTccagaaaaagaatttggggtGGATTCTTGAGCAATAGGGAGCCATTGAAAGTCCTAGAAAGGTATTTTGATGATGCAGAGTGAATGCCATTTGCACTTTtacagcaggaggcaggagggactcCTTCAGGTCCAGGGATTTTATTTTGCTCTCCCAGGCCCTTGGCTAACTTCGAAATATGACACAGACATGCATGTGGGACTGTCTCCAATCACAGCCTTCGGGGGTCTGAGGGTGGTCATGGGCTTCCTGGTGCGGGGGACCTCGGATCAGAGTCTGCTGGACCCAGATGTCCCTGCCAGCCCCCTTttcaggacacagcccaggggaACACCCTGCTTCCTGTCTCCACAGGGAGAACTTCCTGGTCCTAGATGTCTTTTTTGAAGCCCTGACGTCTGAGGCCATGGAGCAGCGAGCAGCCTATGGCCTGTCAGCGCTGCTGGGTGAGACATGGCCCTGACCCGATTCTGTGGGGGTGACTCAGCCTCGCCTGTGCCTCTGACCTCGCTCTCATGCCCCCCAGGAGACCTCGGGGGACAGATGGGCTTGTTCATCGGGGCCAGCGTCCTCACACTGCTGGAGATCCTAGATTACATCTATGAGGCaagggctgggggcctgggggggccacCCAGCAGGGGTgtgcaggtgggaggaggggctgtgggaaaagcagggggagggagggcagtaCAGGTTTCCTGATGCAGCCGGCCTGGCTGCGAAGCCCAGCTTGGGGTTTCTGGTCTCCTGATCGGCTTGAAGGCGTGAGGGTGCTGGAGTTAGGAGAAGGGGATGGGCGGGGAGGATTAGGGAGTCCTGCTGGGGGTGTGGGGCAGCAGGTCCTACGTGGTGGTCCTGGGCCTCTACCAAGTTTCCTGAGTCCACTGCTGTCCCTTCCCCCGAACCCCAAGGTGTCCTGGGACCGACTGAAGCGGGTGTGGCGCCGTCCCAAGACCCCCCTGCGGACCTCCACCGGGGGCATCTCCACGCTGGGGCTGCAGGAGCTGAAAGAGCAGGTGAGGATGAGCTCTGCTCTGCAGAGGGTAGCCAGTGGCCTCTCCTGGGACCCAAGGCCTCAGCAGCCCTCAAGCCCTGGCCCCGGGGCACGAGGAAAGGCTGGCTGTGTGGGGCATGGAGGTCTGGCTCGCATGGTCCACGTCTCACTCCCTCTTCACCTTGCAGAGTCCCTGCCCAAGCCGTGGCCACATTGAGGGTGGGGGAGCCAGCGGCCTGctccccaaccaccaccaccctccgGGCCCCCGAGGAGGCCTCTTTGAAGACTTTGCTTGCTAGGATGGTGCTGTGTGGAAAAAGACCCAGGAGTCTGGGGCCCCTCCCAGGATCCCCAACAgtctcctcctgctcctgggacccaaggcctgggggcagcccatggggagggggaggcagcggTGCTCACCGGGAGGGCAGGGACTCGGTGCAGGCTCTCACCAGCTCTGGCACCAGCTGCTTTGCACAGGGGCCCTTCTTGTCCATcgccctcccacccacccccaggctggTGGTGCCCGGGgagggctggaggggtggggaggaaggggcccaCTCCAGTAGGGGTGGAACCCCctgtacatttgtatatatttagggaggagggggtggggtgggggtagagatgTAGAAGCGGGTGGGGCTATGGGGGTGGGTGAGTCAGGGACAGCCAGGGACCCAGCCCGGGAAACgtcagcaggagagggagaccCCCCAGGACTCAGGAGTGCTGGGCTGGTCCTACTTCCTGTCCCTCTCCAGGCCCAGCTCCCCTCTCGGCAGGGGGACTGGGTGGCCCAGCAGGCCTGGCGCAGCTCCCAGTTCCCCCTGCCCCAACTCCACCTTCAGAATCCCCTCCACAGGGAGCAGACCAACCTACCAGACCCTGGCTGAGCttgggggccagggagggagccTTCTCCCCAGGCCTCTCTGCCTCCAGTCTGGTTTTATAAGGCACTGACGAGACTGAGAATAAAGAGGCATAAAGAATTCTCTGTGCCTGTATGACCaggtggggagctggggcagggctgggcacagTCATGGCTGAATCCCCAGGAAAAGGAAACCCGGGCCCCAGCCAGGACTAGGGAGTCTCCGTCCTCACCGCCAGCCCCCCTGGCCCCCCCGAGTCCCTGTGCCACCTTTTGAAAACTCAGAATCATTAGTCCACACTCAACCAGTTTATTAAAGGCAGGGACCTTCATCCAGGTCCAGAAGGGAGAAGCTGGGAGATACCCCACCTTCCTCTCTCGGCTCCCCTCGTCCCCAACCACTCATCTACAGCCCACTCCCAGGAGGTCCTAGGAGATGGG
This genomic window contains:
- the ASIC4 gene encoding acid-sensing ion channel 4 isoform X2 translates to MPIEIVCKIKFAEEDAKPKEKEAGDEQSLLGAAQGAAAPRDLATFASTSTLHGLGRACGRGPHGLRRTLWALALLTSLAAFLYQAAGLARGYLTRPHLVAMDPAAPAPAAGFPAVTLCNINRFRHSALSDADIFHLANLTGLPPKDRDGHRAAGLRYPEPDMVDILNRTGHQLADMLKSCNFSGHHCSASNFSVVYTRYGKCYTFNADPQSSLPSRAGGMGSGLEIMLDIQQEEYLPIWRETNETSFEAGIRVQIHSQEEPPYIHQLGFGVSPGFQTFVSCQEQRPWGNCRAESGLREPELQGYSAYSVSACRLRCEKEAVLQRCHCRMVHMPGNETICPPNIYIECADHTLDSLGGGSEGPCFCPTPCNLTRYGKEISMVRIPNRGSARYLARKYNRNETYIRENFLVLDVFFEALTSEAMEQRAAYGLSALLGDLGGQMGLFIGASVLTLLEILDYIYEVSWDRLKRVWRRPKTPLRTSTGGISTLGLQELKEQSPCPSRGHIEGGGASGLLPNHHHPPGPRGGLFEDFAC
- the ASIC4 gene encoding acid-sensing ion channel 4 isoform X1: MPIEIVCKIKFAEEDAKPKEKEAGDEQSLLGAAQGAAAPRDLATFASTSTLHGLGRACGRGPHGLRRTLWALALLTSLAAFLYQAAGLARGYLTRPHLVAMDPAAPAPAAGFPAVTLCNINRFRHSALSDADIFHLANLTGLPPKDRDGHRAAGLRYPEPDMVDILNRTGHQLADMLKSCNFSGHHCSASNFSVVYTRYGKCYTFNADPQSSLPSRAGGMGSGLEIMLDIQQEEYLPIWRETNETSFEAGIRVQIHSQEEPPYIHQLGFGVSPGFQTFVSCQEQRLTYLPQPWGNCRAESGLREPELQGYSAYSVSACRLRCEKEAVLQRCHCRMVHMPGNETICPPNIYIECADHTLDSLGGGSEGPCFCPTPCNLTRYGKEISMVRIPNRGSARYLARKYNRNETYIRENFLVLDVFFEALTSEAMEQRAAYGLSALLGDLGGQMGLFIGASVLTLLEILDYIYEVSWDRLKRVWRRPKTPLRTSTGGISTLGLQELKEQSPCPSRGHIEGGGASGLLPNHHHPPGPRGGLFEDFAC